Proteins found in one Sphingobium sp. V4 genomic segment:
- a CDS encoding ATP-binding protein: MTLSIVLHGVESTGKSVLAERLARHFGTLWVPEYGRAHAETHGVDMTEEDLLLIGRTQAAMIAAAMPGATRFLFADTDSLMTAAWAEMMIGHAPKALLTYPKADLYLQLEPDVAWIADPVRIYGDAQVRARFAQICRNMLEQSGVRWAAIGGDWDARFARAVAIVEALEPPNASQGFDLAQENE; the protein is encoded by the coding sequence ATGACCCTCAGCATCGTCCTGCATGGCGTGGAGAGCACGGGGAAATCGGTGCTGGCCGAGCGGCTCGCGCGGCATTTCGGGACGCTCTGGGTGCCCGAATATGGCCGCGCCCACGCCGAAACGCATGGCGTCGACATGACGGAAGAGGATCTGCTGCTGATCGGCCGGACACAGGCAGCCATGATCGCAGCCGCCATGCCGGGAGCCACCCGCTTCCTCTTTGCCGACACCGATTCGCTGATGACCGCGGCCTGGGCTGAAATGATGATCGGACATGCCCCAAAGGCCCTGCTGACTTATCCCAAGGCCGACCTCTATCTTCAGCTCGAACCCGATGTCGCCTGGATTGCCGATCCGGTCCGCATCTATGGCGACGCTCAGGTGCGCGCGCGCTTCGCGCAGATCTGCCGGAACATGCTGGAACAGTCCGGCGTTCGCTGGGCGGCGATCGGTGGGGACTGGGACGCGCGCTTTGCCCGGGCGGTGGCGATCGTGGAGGCTCTGGAGCCGCCAAACGCATCGCAAGGGTTCGACTTGGCGCAGGAAAACGAGTAG
- a CDS encoding YaiI/YqxD family protein, giving the protein MKILVDADACPVKEEVYKVAWRHDVSVIIVSNSPIRVPAHPLIERVVVSDGFDAADDWIAERAGADVICITADILLADRCLKAGAVVIAPTGKPFTLSSIGAAIATRAIMADLRAGAVGDPIGGPAPFSKVDRSRFLSALDEALVRLKRGR; this is encoded by the coding sequence ATGAAGATATTGGTCGATGCAGACGCCTGTCCCGTCAAGGAGGAGGTCTATAAGGTCGCCTGGCGGCATGACGTGTCCGTCATCATCGTCAGCAACAGCCCGATCCGCGTGCCGGCGCACCCGTTGATCGAACGGGTGGTGGTGAGCGACGGCTTCGACGCAGCCGACGACTGGATCGCGGAGCGCGCCGGGGCGGACGTCATTTGCATCACAGCCGACATCCTGCTCGCCGATCGCTGCCTGAAGGCGGGGGCTGTCGTGATCGCGCCCACCGGCAAGCCGTTCACGCTCAGTTCCATCGGCGCGGCCATCGCCACGCGGGCGATCATGGCGGATCTGCGCGCGGGCGCCGTGGGCGACCCCATCGGCGGACCCGCTCCCTTCTCGAAGGTCGATCGCTCGCGCTTCCTCTCCGCGCTGGACGAGGCGCTGGTGCGCCTCAAGCGAGGACGCTGA
- the dxs gene encoding 1-deoxy-D-xylulose-5-phosphate synthase: MSSPSTPLLDTVQTPDDLRKLEPDQLRQLADELRAETIAAVGVTGGHLGSGLGVVELTTAIHYVFDTPNDKLVWDVGHQCYPHKILTGRRDRIRTLRQGGGLSGFTKRAESEYDPFGAAHSSTSISAALGFAIANRMQDRPGKGIAVIGDGAMSAGMAYEAMNNAREAGNRLIVILNDNDMSIAPPVGGLSAYLARLVSSREFLGLRDLAKRLVRRLPRPLHNAARKTDEFARGMAMGGTLFEELGFYYVGPVDGHNLDQLIPVLENVRDAAEGPCLIHVVTQKGKGYAPAEAAADKYHGVQKFDVITGAQAKAPPGPPSYTNVFAQALIAEARRDAKVCAITAAMPSGTGLDKFQSTFPDRTFDVGIAEQHAVTFAAGLAAEGMRPFCAIYSTFLQRAYDQVVHDVAIQNLPVRFAIDRAGLVGADGSTHAGSFDVTYLASLPNFVVMAAADEAELVNMVHTCAVHDSGPIAVRYPRGNGTGVAMPEIPERLEIGKGRIVREGRQVAILSLGTRLEEAMKAAEALEAKGLSTTVADLRFAKPLDEAMIRRLLTTHEVAVTIEEGAIGGLGAHVLTLASDLGLIDNGLKLRTMRLPDIFQDQDKPEKQYADARLDADAIVDTVLTALRHNSVGTEARA, translated from the coding sequence ATGTCCAGTCCATCCACGCCGTTGCTCGATACCGTTCAGACCCCCGATGACCTGCGCAAGCTGGAACCCGATCAGCTCCGGCAGCTGGCCGACGAGCTGCGCGCCGAAACCATCGCGGCGGTCGGCGTCACCGGCGGCCATCTCGGTTCGGGCCTCGGCGTCGTCGAACTCACGACCGCGATCCACTATGTGTTCGACACCCCCAACGACAAGCTGGTCTGGGATGTCGGCCATCAATGCTATCCGCACAAGATCCTGACGGGCCGGCGCGACCGCATCCGCACCCTGCGTCAGGGCGGCGGCCTCAGCGGCTTCACCAAGCGCGCTGAATCCGAATATGACCCGTTCGGCGCGGCGCACAGCTCGACCTCGATCAGCGCGGCGCTGGGCTTCGCCATCGCCAACAGGATGCAGGATCGGCCCGGCAAGGGGATCGCCGTGATCGGCGACGGCGCCATGTCGGCAGGCATGGCCTATGAGGCGATGAACAATGCGCGGGAAGCCGGCAACCGGCTGATCGTGATCCTGAACGACAATGACATGTCGATCGCGCCGCCGGTGGGTGGCCTGTCGGCCTATCTCGCCCGCCTTGTGTCGAGCCGCGAGTTTCTCGGCCTGCGCGATCTCGCCAAGCGGCTGGTGCGCCGGCTGCCCCGCCCGCTCCACAATGCGGCGCGCAAGACCGACGAGTTCGCGCGCGGCATGGCGATGGGCGGCACCTTGTTCGAGGAACTGGGCTTCTATTATGTCGGCCCGGTCGACGGCCATAATCTGGACCAGCTGATCCCGGTGCTGGAAAATGTCCGCGACGCGGCCGAGGGGCCGTGCCTGATCCATGTCGTGACGCAGAAGGGCAAGGGCTATGCCCCGGCCGAAGCGGCGGCGGACAAATATCATGGCGTGCAGAAATTCGACGTCATCACCGGCGCCCAGGCCAAGGCACCTCCGGGGCCGCCCAGCTACACCAATGTCTTTGCGCAGGCGCTGATCGCCGAGGCGCGGCGCGACGCCAAGGTGTGCGCCATCACCGCCGCCATGCCGTCCGGCACGGGCCTCGACAAATTCCAGTCGACCTTCCCCGACCGGACGTTCGACGTGGGCATTGCCGAACAACATGCCGTGACCTTCGCGGCGGGCCTGGCGGCGGAGGGGATGCGCCCCTTCTGCGCCATTTATTCGACCTTCCTGCAACGCGCCTATGACCAGGTGGTGCATGACGTCGCGATCCAGAATCTGCCGGTCCGCTTCGCCATCGACCGCGCGGGGCTCGTCGGCGCGGATGGCTCCACCCATGCCGGCAGCTTCGACGTCACCTATCTCGCCAGCCTGCCCAATTTCGTGGTGATGGCCGCCGCCGACGAGGCGGAACTGGTGAACATGGTCCATACCTGCGCCGTCCATGACAGCGGGCCGATCGCGGTGCGCTATCCGCGCGGCAACGGCACCGGCGTCGCCATGCCGGAAATTCCCGAACGGCTGGAAATCGGCAAGGGCCGGATCGTGCGCGAAGGGCGGCAGGTCGCCATCCTTTCGCTCGGCACGCGGCTGGAGGAAGCGATGAAGGCGGCCGAAGCGCTGGAGGCCAAGGGGCTGAGCACCACCGTCGCCGACCTGCGCTTCGCCAAGCCGCTGGACGAGGCGATGATCCGCCGGCTGCTGACCACCCACGAGGTTGCGGTGACGATCGAGGAAGGCGCGATCGGAGGACTTGGCGCGCATGTCCTGACCCTGGCGAGCGACCTTGGCCTGATCGACAACGGCCTGAAACTGCGCACCATGCGCCTGCCCGACATCTTCCAGGACCAGGACAAGCCCGAGAAGCAATATGCCGATGCCCGGCTGGATGCCGACGCCATCGTCGATACGGTGCTGACCGCGCTGCGCCACAACAGCGTCGGCACGGAGGCGCGGGCTTGA
- a CDS encoding NAD(P)/FAD-dependent oxidoreductase: protein MADFDAIILGAGAAGMMCAGVAGQRGRRVLLADHADAPGKKILISGGGRCNFTNIHTAPDRYLSTNPHFAKSALGRYSAQDFIALVDRHGIAWHEKTLGQLFCDGSAKQVVAMLEAECARGGVTMALGQPVADVDHGDGLYRVRLGDREHRAPALVLATGGPSIPKLGATGFAYDVARRFGLSVVQPRPALVPFTLGPEEALFQSLSGVSADVEVRWGKTRFREAALFTHRGLSGPAMLQISSYWQHRTPINVNFLPDRGADWLLAEKRERARATLRKILAQALSERLADALLERIGVQGEVGNLSDKMLRQAGARLSDWPFVPSGTEGYAKAEVTVGGIATAGLSSRTMEAAKAPGLYAIGEAVDVTGWLGGYNFQWAWASGWAAGQAL from the coding sequence ATGGCCGATTTCGATGCGATCATCCTGGGTGCGGGCGCGGCCGGCATGATGTGCGCCGGCGTCGCGGGGCAACGGGGCCGGCGGGTGCTGCTTGCCGACCATGCCGACGCGCCGGGTAAGAAGATCCTGATTTCCGGCGGCGGGCGGTGCAACTTCACCAATATCCACACCGCGCCCGACCGCTATCTGTCGACCAATCCCCATTTCGCGAAATCCGCGCTGGGCCGCTACAGCGCGCAGGATTTCATCGCGCTGGTCGATCGCCATGGCATCGCCTGGCATGAAAAGACGCTGGGGCAGCTTTTCTGCGACGGGTCGGCGAAGCAGGTCGTCGCGATGCTGGAAGCGGAATGCGCCAGGGGCGGGGTGACGATGGCGCTCGGCCAGCCGGTCGCGGACGTCGATCATGGCGACGGCCTGTATCGGGTGCGGCTGGGCGACCGGGAGCATCGCGCGCCCGCGCTGGTGCTGGCTACCGGCGGGCCGTCCATTCCCAAGCTTGGCGCGACCGGTTTCGCCTATGACGTCGCGCGCCGTTTCGGCCTGTCGGTGGTGCAGCCGCGCCCGGCGCTGGTGCCCTTCACCCTGGGGCCGGAGGAGGCGCTGTTCCAGTCGCTCTCGGGCGTATCGGCCGATGTCGAGGTGCGCTGGGGCAAGACCCGCTTCCGCGAGGCGGCGCTCTTCACCCATCGCGGCCTGTCCGGTCCCGCGATGCTCCAGATCAGCAGCTACTGGCAGCATCGCACTCCGATCAACGTCAATTTCCTGCCCGATCGCGGTGCCGACTGGCTGCTCGCCGAAAAGCGCGAACGGGCGCGCGCGACCCTGCGCAAGATTCTGGCGCAGGCATTGTCGGAACGGCTGGCCGACGCCCTGCTGGAGCGGATCGGGGTGCAGGGCGAGGTCGGCAACCTGTCCGACAAGATGCTGCGCCAGGCGGGCGCACGCCTGTCCGATTGGCCGTTCGTCCCCTCGGGCACCGAAGGTTATGCCAAGGCGGAAGTGACCGTGGGCGGCATCGCCACCGCCGGGCTGTCGTCGCGGACGATGGAAGCCGCCAAGGCGCCCGGCCTCTACGCCATCGGCGAGGCTGTGGACGTCACCGGCTGGCTGGGCGGCTATAATTTCCAGTGGGCCTGGGCGAGCGGCTGGGCCGCCGGACAGGCGCTGTAG
- a CDS encoding transcriptional repressor, with amino-acid sequence MADHAHHHHQEPTGAKLADAARATLEAQNEQWTPMRAAIFDALAAEEKPASAYDIADNVSKARGKRVAPNSVYRILDLFVANNIAMRVESANAYIANAHPGCHHDCIFLVCDTCGQVTHIDNDPITSSLRTAAEKAGFAPRRAVIEMRGTCGAH; translated from the coding sequence ATGGCCGACCATGCTCACCATCATCACCAGGAACCGACCGGCGCGAAGCTGGCCGATGCCGCGCGCGCCACGCTGGAGGCGCAGAACGAGCAATGGACGCCCATGCGCGCGGCCATTTTCGACGCGCTGGCAGCCGAGGAAAAGCCCGCGTCGGCCTATGACATCGCCGACAACGTATCGAAGGCGCGCGGCAAGCGGGTCGCGCCCAACAGCGTTTACCGCATCCTCGACCTGTTCGTGGCGAACAACATCGCCATGCGGGTGGAAAGCGCCAATGCCTATATCGCCAACGCCCATCCGGGCTGCCATCATGACTGCATCTTCCTGGTATGCGACACATGCGGCCAGGTGACCCATATCGACAATGATCCGATCACCTCTTCGCTGCGCACGGCTGCGGAAAAGGCCGGCTTCGCGCCCCGGCGCGCCGTGATCGAGATGCGCGGCACCTGCGGCGCGCATTGA
- a CDS encoding DUF423 domain-containing protein has protein sequence MIAILACLSAALAIGAGAFGAHGAADPKAAEWLRTGGLYQLIHAVAAVAIMGAARGAATLLLVGGAIFAASLYIMALGGPRWLGAITPVGGTLMIAGWLWAAWSFSRP, from the coding sequence ATGATCGCGATACTCGCCTGCCTGTCGGCTGCGCTGGCGATCGGCGCCGGCGCTTTCGGCGCGCATGGCGCCGCCGATCCCAAGGCGGCCGAATGGCTGCGCACCGGCGGCCTCTACCAGCTGATCCACGCCGTCGCTGCAGTGGCGATCATGGGCGCCGCGCGCGGCGCGGCCACGCTGCTGCTGGTCGGCGGGGCGATCTTCGCCGCTTCCCTCTATATCATGGCGCTGGGCGGGCCGCGATGGCTGGGCGCGATCACGCCGGTCGGAGGCACACTGATGATCGCGGGCTGGCTCTGGGCTGCCTGGAGCTTCTCGCGCCCCTGA
- a CDS encoding DUF3035 domain-containing protein, whose product MKRKLILAAGLITTLSACGGGGGLFNRERPDEFAVSRQAPLVIPPDFALVPPAPGTPAAAAVDSRSEAMQAMFGGPAPRSAGESATLGAAGRANAAAGIRSSAGDPDTQVVDKGATTRDIIAAPEGDGQDARAAVPQQ is encoded by the coding sequence GTGAAGCGTAAACTGATCCTCGCCGCTGGCCTTATCACGACCCTGTCGGCCTGCGGTGGCGGCGGCGGCCTGTTCAACCGCGAGCGCCCCGATGAATTCGCCGTCTCGCGTCAGGCGCCGCTGGTGATTCCGCCCGACTTCGCGCTGGTCCCGCCCGCGCCAGGCACGCCGGCCGCCGCCGCGGTCGATTCGCGCAGCGAAGCGATGCAGGCCATGTTCGGCGGCCCCGCGCCGCGCAGCGCGGGCGAAAGCGCCACGCTGGGCGCCGCCGGTCGCGCCAATGCCGCCGCGGGCATCCGCTCCTCGGCTGGCGATCCGGACACGCAGGTGGTCGACAAGGGCGCGACCACCCGCGACATCATCGCTGCCCCGGAAGGCGACGGGCAGGACGCCCGCGCCGCCGTGCCGCAGCAATAA
- a CDS encoding cation:proton antiporter: MQGDAPIPANATEMLLSEGVILLGAAVFFVLLFRRFGLGAVLGYLVAGALVGPQGLGLVGGGESKLAIAEIGIVLLLFLVGLELHPARLWRLKRDIFALGLAQVVLCGCALTAIIFYSTGFTWGAAIALGLPLALSSTAQVLPGLKSSGRINSPFGEKVFSILLFQDLSIVPLITIVAALSRNPADAGGPPGWMMAGYTVAAIAGLVLAGRFILRPLLALVGRMGERELFVAVGLFTVLAAAALMHALHLSTALGAFIAGVMLADSPYRHEIEADVEPFRSILLGLFFLAVGMVLDLRAVAANPLFVIAMAAILVATKAAIVTGLARLFGMSWQAAFGAGLLLSQGGEFGFVLFAQAQNALLIAPEAASLFSAIVTFSMATTPFLMLFARRFEFAKPKDDGSLSGPEEAPRGSAIIVGYGRFGQTVAQMLMGHGFAVTLIDKKPAQIETSSRFDMKVYYGDGTRIDLLRRSGADEARLIAFCIDDPSLDARALQPIAEAFPQAALMVRAFDRRQVLALQDMDLAAVVREVYESAICMGVQAMQSLGVPQEEVEEVERQYRANDEQRFAAQIEHGSLLAAKDLMYRPGKAMHLLSRGEKEDI; encoded by the coding sequence ATGCAGGGTGACGCCCCCATTCCCGCCAACGCAACAGAGATGCTGCTGTCGGAAGGCGTCATCCTGCTGGGCGCGGCGGTGTTCTTCGTCCTGCTGTTCCGCCGATTCGGGCTGGGCGCGGTGCTGGGCTATCTCGTCGCGGGCGCGCTGGTCGGTCCGCAGGGGCTGGGCCTGGTCGGCGGCGGCGAATCGAAGCTGGCCATCGCCGAAATCGGCATCGTCCTGCTGCTGTTCCTGGTGGGCCTCGAACTGCATCCGGCCAGGCTGTGGCGGCTGAAGCGCGACATTTTCGCGCTGGGCCTGGCGCAGGTGGTGCTGTGCGGATGCGCGCTGACGGCGATCATCTTCTATTCCACCGGCTTCACATGGGGCGCGGCGATCGCGCTCGGCCTGCCGCTCGCCCTCTCCTCGACCGCTCAGGTGCTGCCCGGCCTCAAGTCCAGCGGCCGGATCAACTCACCCTTCGGCGAAAAGGTCTTTTCGATCCTGCTGTTTCAGGATCTCTCGATCGTCCCGCTGATCACCATCGTCGCCGCGCTGTCGCGCAACCCCGCTGATGCGGGCGGCCCGCCGGGATGGATGATGGCAGGCTATACCGTCGCCGCCATCGCGGGACTGGTGCTCGCCGGCCGCTTCATCCTGCGGCCGCTGCTGGCGCTGGTTGGACGGATGGGCGAGCGCGAACTGTTCGTCGCCGTCGGCCTGTTCACCGTGCTCGCCGCCGCCGCGTTGATGCACGCGCTGCACCTGTCGACCGCACTGGGCGCGTTCATCGCCGGCGTGATGCTGGCCGATTCGCCCTATCGCCACGAGATCGAAGCCGACGTCGAACCCTTCCGCTCGATCCTGCTCGGTCTGTTCTTCCTGGCCGTCGGCATGGTGCTCGACCTGCGCGCGGTCGCGGCCAATCCGCTGTTCGTCATCGCCATGGCGGCGATCCTCGTCGCGACCAAGGCCGCGATCGTCACCGGGCTGGCGCGGCTGTTCGGGATGAGCTGGCAGGCGGCGTTCGGCGCCGGCCTGCTGCTCAGCCAGGGTGGCGAATTCGGCTTCGTCCTCTTCGCTCAGGCCCAGAATGCCCTGCTGATCGCGCCGGAGGCGGCCAGCCTGTTCAGCGCCATCGTCACCTTCTCCATGGCGACGACGCCCTTCCTGATGCTGTTCGCGCGCCGATTCGAATTTGCCAAGCCCAAGGATGATGGGAGCCTGTCCGGCCCGGAAGAGGCGCCGCGCGGGTCCGCCATCATCGTGGGCTATGGGCGTTTCGGCCAGACCGTCGCGCAGATGCTGATGGGCCATGGCTTCGCCGTCACGCTGATCGACAAGAAGCCGGCGCAGATCGAGACGTCGAGCCGGTTCGACATGAAGGTCTATTATGGCGACGGCACCCGCATCGACCTGCTGCGCCGGTCGGGTGCCGACGAAGCGCGGCTGATCGCCTTCTGCATCGACGATCCCTCGCTCGACGCCCGTGCGCTCCAGCCGATCGCCGAAGCCTTCCCCCAGGCGGCGCTGATGGTCCGCGCCTTCGACCGGCGGCAGGTGCTGGCGTTGCAGGACATGGACCTGGCGGCTGTCGTGCGCGAAGTCTATGAATCGGCGATCTGCATGGGCGTGCAGGCGATGCAGTCGCTGGGGGTGCCGCAGGAGGAAGTGGAGGAGGTCGAACGTCAGTATCGCGCCAATGACGAACAGCGCTTCGCCGCCCAGATCGAGCATGGCAGCCTGCTCGCCGCTAAAGATCTGATGTACCGGCCCGGCAAGGCGATGCACCTGCTCAGCCGGGGGGAAAAGGAGGATATATGA
- a CDS encoding ATP-binding protein, whose product MKARIDSEFASEQKALAARWSMAAEAMEALAGARSLDAITAVLRAFARRAVGADGIAIVLRDEEECHYIAEDSMEPLWAGQRFPIERCVSGWAMLNRQTAVIPDVLDDARVPKEAYRRTFVRSMVMVPIGRVEPIAAVGAYWSEAGAPTDNQVALLEALARAASTALENGRLFASLEALNLHLDQRVREKSSALEQSQDKVRHLQKMEMLGQLTGHVAHDFNNLLTPIIGGLDLILSGSGSSGAVERTAGIAMQAAESAQILVQRLLAFARRQPLQPVAVDLPDLLAGMQALLASTLGPRITLTIDLPQTLPAVHADAHQLELAILNLAVNSCDAMPGGGALTITAEARERGLPAALAPGHYVCLTISDTGAGMTPAVKASAMEPFFTTKPVGHGTGLGLSMAHGLAGQLGGTLEIDSEVGKGTDVQLWLPVEKAKKATGLAGSDQTVSGKNQGKALLIDDNAMVRTGTREMLTELGYEVVDIDSAELAIGMIEAGYSPDIVITDHVMPGMTGAELALRLRVDRPEIAVLIISGYEGIDLIAPDIVRLSKPFRQKHLQASVAAARAQTA is encoded by the coding sequence TCGCTCGACGCGATCACCGCCGTCCTTCGCGCTTTCGCCCGCCGGGCCGTGGGCGCCGACGGCATCGCTATCGTCCTGCGCGACGAGGAAGAATGCCATTATATCGCCGAGGATTCGATGGAGCCGCTGTGGGCGGGACAGCGTTTCCCGATCGAGCGCTGCGTGTCCGGCTGGGCCATGCTCAACCGTCAGACCGCCGTCATTCCGGACGTGCTGGATGATGCGCGCGTCCCCAAGGAGGCCTATCGCCGCACTTTCGTCCGCTCCATGGTCATGGTGCCGATCGGCCGGGTCGAGCCGATCGCAGCCGTTGGCGCCTATTGGTCGGAGGCCGGGGCGCCAACGGACAATCAGGTCGCCCTGCTGGAAGCGTTGGCCCGCGCCGCATCGACCGCATTGGAGAATGGCCGCCTCTTCGCATCGCTGGAAGCGCTGAACCTCCATCTGGACCAGCGCGTTCGCGAAAAGAGCAGCGCGCTGGAACAGTCGCAGGACAAGGTGCGCCATCTGCAGAAGATGGAGATGCTGGGCCAGTTGACCGGCCATGTGGCCCATGATTTCAACAATCTGCTGACGCCCATCATCGGCGGCCTTGACCTCATATTGTCCGGCAGCGGATCATCCGGCGCCGTGGAACGGACCGCCGGCATCGCCATGCAGGCGGCAGAATCGGCGCAGATACTGGTGCAACGACTGCTGGCCTTCGCCCGGCGCCAGCCTCTCCAGCCCGTGGCGGTCGATCTGCCCGATCTTCTCGCCGGGATGCAGGCGCTGCTGGCCAGCACGCTCGGCCCGCGCATCACCCTGACCATCGACCTGCCGCAGACGCTGCCGGCGGTCCATGCCGACGCCCATCAGCTGGAACTGGCGATCCTGAACCTGGCGGTGAACAGCTGCGACGCCATGCCCGGCGGCGGCGCGCTCACGATCACGGCGGAGGCGCGGGAAAGAGGACTCCCCGCCGCTCTGGCGCCCGGCCACTATGTCTGCCTGACCATCTCCGACACGGGCGCGGGCATGACGCCGGCGGTCAAGGCGTCGGCCATGGAACCCTTTTTCACGACCAAGCCCGTCGGCCATGGCACCGGACTGGGCCTGTCCATGGCGCATGGGCTGGCGGGCCAGCTGGGCGGCACGCTGGAAATCGACAGCGAGGTCGGCAAGGGAACGGACGTCCAGCTGTGGTTGCCGGTCGAGAAGGCGAAGAAGGCGACCGGCCTGGCCGGGAGCGACCAAACGGTGTCCGGGAAAAACCAGGGCAAGGCGCTGCTGATCGACGATAATGCGATGGTCAGGACCGGTACGCGCGAGATGCTGACCGAGCTCGGCTATGAGGTGGTCGACATCGACAGCGCCGAACTGGCGATCGGCATGATCGAGGCCGGCTACAGCCCCGACATCGTGATTACCGATCATGTGATGCCGGGCATGACCGGCGCGGAACTGGCGCTGCGGCTGCGGGTCGATCGGCCGGAGATCGCGGTCCTCATCATCTCGGGCTATGAGGGGATCGACCTGATCGCGCCCGATATCGTCCGCCTGTCCAAACCGTTCCGCCAGAAGCATCTTCAGGCGAGCGTGGCCGCGGCGCGCGCGCAGACGGCCTGA
- a CDS encoding SRPBCC family protein gives MSDSIVKSIEIAAPVARVWDALIDHEKFGAWFLVALDQPFVVGQISTGRMTYPGYEHFPWESRTVAIEPMTRFAFEWPATGGDEEAIRTGVPEWMLVEFRLEPTAGGTKLTVTESGFDKVPEPRRSNILRDNDGGWAEQVENIKRYVEG, from the coding sequence ATGTCCGACAGCATCGTCAAGAGCATCGAGATCGCTGCCCCGGTCGCCAGGGTCTGGGACGCGCTGATCGATCATGAGAAGTTCGGCGCGTGGTTTCTGGTCGCGCTCGACCAGCCCTTTGTCGTCGGCCAGATCTCGACCGGCCGGATGACCTATCCGGGCTACGAGCATTTCCCGTGGGAATCGCGCACCGTCGCGATCGAGCCGATGACGCGCTTCGCCTTTGAATGGCCGGCCACGGGCGGCGATGAGGAGGCGATCCGGACGGGCGTGCCCGAATGGATGTTGGTCGAGTTCCGGCTGGAGCCGACCGCCGGCGGCACCAAGCTGACAGTGACCGAAAGCGGGTTCGACAAGGTGCCCGAACCGCGCCGGTCCAATATACTGCGCGACAATGACGGCGGCTGGGCCGAGCAGGTAGAGAATATCAAACGCTATGTCGAGGGCTGA
- a CDS encoding metalloregulator ArsR/SmtB family transcription factor: MSRAEPAQLFAALGDATRLGLVGRLADGGERSIVQLGEGLPMSRQAVAKHLEVLHGAGLVHRRRSGREVHYALRRDAIEAARGWLAEVSAQWDGTLARLKLFVEEGDG, translated from the coding sequence ATGTCGAGGGCTGAACCGGCGCAGCTTTTTGCCGCTCTGGGGGATGCGACCCGCCTCGGGCTGGTCGGGCGGCTGGCCGATGGTGGCGAAAGGTCGATCGTGCAATTGGGCGAAGGGCTGCCGATGAGCCGGCAGGCGGTGGCCAAGCATCTGGAGGTGCTGCATGGCGCCGGGCTGGTTCATCGCCGCCGGAGCGGGCGCGAGGTGCATTATGCGCTGCGACGCGACGCTATCGAAGCGGCGCGCGGCTGGCTCGCCGAGGTGAGCGCACAGTGGGACGGCACACTCGCCCGGCTCAAGCTGTTTGTCGAGGAAGGGGACGGTTAG
- the pnuC gene encoding nicotinamide riboside transporter PnuC, with protein MDKVEWLAAALGLVNVVLVARRSLWNYPFGIAMVALYFFVFVEARLYSDALLQIFFLTINLYGWWNWARSEKVGDGGIAVGRLGNPARLLWLGGTAIAILGWGSLMARFTDAAAPFADATVAGMSVAAQILQSQRKYESWALWVAVDALAIGLFWSRGLIATSILYALFFVIALAGLIAWRRTMERKPA; from the coding sequence GTGGACAAGGTCGAATGGCTCGCGGCCGCGCTCGGCCTCGTCAATGTCGTGCTGGTGGCGCGCCGGTCGCTGTGGAACTATCCTTTCGGCATCGCGATGGTGGCGCTCTATTTCTTCGTCTTCGTCGAGGCCAGGCTCTACAGTGACGCGCTGCTCCAGATCTTCTTCCTCACCATCAATCTGTATGGCTGGTGGAACTGGGCGCGCAGCGAGAAAGTGGGCGATGGCGGCATTGCGGTCGGACGGCTGGGCAATCCGGCCCGGCTCCTGTGGCTGGGCGGCACGGCGATCGCGATCCTCGGCTGGGGCAGCTTGATGGCGCGCTTCACCGACGCCGCCGCGCCTTTCGCCGATGCGACGGTCGCCGGCATGAGCGTCGCGGCGCAAATTCTCCAGTCCCAGCGCAAATATGAAAGCTGGGCCCTGTGGGTCGCGGTCGATGCGCTGGCGATCGGCCTGTTCTGGAGCCGCGGCCTGATCGCGACGTCGATCCTTTACGCCCTCTTCTTCGTCATCGCGCTCGCAGGCCTCATCGCCTGGCGGCGGACGATGGAGCGCAAGCCGGCATGA
- a CDS encoding iron-sulfur cluster assembly scaffold protein, producing the protein MSAPLYNKDILRLAASIPHHQRLADPQATVEKRSPTCGSRVTADVRMADGRLADMGLDVKACALGQASAALMAAQAIGLSAAELAEARDKLAAYLAGDSDDLDFWPGLAVLAPARGYPARHASIRLGFEAIAEAARMADA; encoded by the coding sequence ATGAGTGCCCCCCTGTATAACAAGGACATATTGCGGCTCGCCGCCAGCATTCCGCATCATCAGCGTCTGGCCGATCCGCAGGCGACCGTGGAGAAACGATCGCCTACCTGCGGATCGCGGGTGACGGCGGACGTCCGGATGGCGGATGGCCGCCTTGCCGACATGGGGCTGGACGTGAAAGCCTGCGCGCTCGGCCAGGCTTCGGCGGCGCTGATGGCGGCGCAGGCCATCGGCCTGAGCGCGGCGGAACTGGCGGAGGCGCGCGACAAGCTGGCCGCCTATCTGGCGGGGGACAGCGACGATCTCGACTTCTGGCCGGGCCTGGCGGTGCTGGCCCCCGCGCGCGGCTATCCGGCCCGCCATGCCTCCATCCGTCTCGGTTTCGAGGCCATCGCCGAAGCGGCGCGGATGGCGGACGCCTGA